The proteins below are encoded in one region of Caldanaerovirga acetigignens:
- a CDS encoding flagellar FlbD family protein gives MIELTRLNGKKFFLNVDLIEIIEPTPDTVIKLTNEKTYIVKESPLEVVEKIVAYKRRIVRGCEVNG, from the coding sequence TTGATAGAACTTACAAGGCTCAACGGAAAAAAATTCTTCCTTAATGTCGACTTAATAGAAATAATAGAGCCGACACCAGATACAGTGATAAAACTTACAAATGAAAAGACTTATATAGTAAAAGAATCACCTCTCGAAGTTGTGGAAAAAATTGTAGCATACAAAAGAAGGATTGTAAGGGGATGTGAAGTTAATGGATAG
- a CDS encoding motility protein A, with product MDRATLIGIVGGLGLFLWAIYMGGDLKAFINVPSLMIVLGGVIASTLINFPFSKFIGVLKILKNVFIEKSLSAEEIIKTVVRLADIARREGLLALEETAEQLEDDFMKRGVMLVVDGTDPDLVKNILETELAFLEERHKEGQSIFETMGSLAPSYGLLGTIIGLIQMLSKLNDPSSVGPGMAVALITTFYGAFLAYFIFNPIAGKLKVRSRQEILLKEIMIEGILSIQAGENPRIIEEKLKAFLSPQLRKSFKEKDKEGAESGESLAWR from the coding sequence ATGGATAGGGCAACGTTGATAGGCATTGTAGGAGGACTCGGGCTTTTCTTATGGGCTATTTACATGGGTGGAGACCTTAAAGCTTTCATAAATGTTCCTTCTTTGATGATAGTTCTTGGAGGAGTTATTGCTTCAACTTTGATTAATTTTCCCTTTTCGAAGTTTATCGGAGTTTTGAAGATATTGAAAAATGTTTTTATTGAAAAGAGTCTGAGTGCTGAAGAAATAATAAAGACCGTTGTGAGACTCGCTGACATAGCGAGGAGAGAAGGCCTTTTGGCACTAGAAGAAACTGCAGAACAATTGGAAGACGATTTCATGAAGCGTGGGGTTATGCTGGTTGTAGACGGCACGGATCCGGATCTTGTCAAAAACATATTGGAGACAGAACTTGCTTTTCTCGAAGAGAGGCACAAAGAAGGGCAGAGCATTTTCGAAACGATGGGCTCGCTCGCGCCATCTTATGGGTTGTTGGGCACCATAATCGGTCTTATTCAAATGCTCAGCAAGTTAAACGACCCGAGTTCGGTAGGGCCGGGGATGGCGGTTGCGCTTATTACAACATTTTACGGTGCTTTCCTTGCGTATTTTATTTTTAACCCAATCGCTGGGAAACTAAAAGTCAGGAGCCGACAGGAAATACTCTTAAAGGAAATAATGATAGAAGGAATCCTTTCGATACAGGCTGGTGAAAATCCGCGAATAATAGAGGAAAAACTGAAGGCGTTCCTGTCGCCACAGCTTAGAAAGTCCTTTAAGGAAAAGGATAAAGAGGGCGCGGAAAGCGGTGAGAGTCTTGCCTGGCGCTAA